In the genome of Dysgonomonadaceae bacterium zrk40, the window TCGAGCATGAGAACCGAGCGCACGAAAATGCTGACCTCTATGGTCACGGCAATCCCGAGGAACAGGAGGAAGACCATGTTCACCGAGACGCGGACAAATCGTGACGACGTCATCGCAATCGCCTGCGAAGGCGAGCTCAGCGAAAGCGATCTTGAGCGGATGCACGCGTTGCTGCACGAACGGCTCACATCTGTAGAGAAGCCCGGCCTCGTCGTCGATCTGACGAATTTCCAAGGGTACACGGGCCTCGCTGCAATGCGAGAAGACTTCAAGATGGACACCGCCCATCGAAACGATTTCTCCCGCATCGCCGTTGTCGGCGAGGCGGCGTGGCAGCACTGGGGAACCACCCTCGCGAAGGCCTTGACCCGTGCCGAGATGCGCTGGTTCGACGCAAGCGCACTGGACGTGGCCGCGGAATGGGCGGGCGGGGTGTGACGCGACCGCCACCCTCCTGCCGTGCCCACGGCTTCCGTGGCCGCGCAGGCCGGCTTCCAACCCCTCTCCTGTCCGGGGCAGTCGCAGCCTTTCGGCTCTCCTCGCGCGGGCATGTGCCGGGAGCGTGGCTCACTGTCGGCTTCTGCGTTGCGGCCATGGTCGCCTCCAGCGCTCGCGCCCATACCGAGGGCGCGCCGATATCGCCACACGACTTCTGGACCGCATGGTCGCTGCAACTCACTGTCGTGGCGCCGATCGCGGTGGCGCTGCTGCTTTACGGGCGCGGCCTGCACCTCGCCTGGAGCCGCGCCGGCATCGGCAGAGGTACAGCCGTTTGGCAGGCTGGGCTGTTTGCGCTCGGGCTGACCGCACTCTGGGCAGGCCTCGTCTGGCCGCTCGACGCCATCGGCGAGAGCCTCTTTTCCGCCCACATGGCGCAGCACATCGTGCTGATGGGTGTGGCCGCCCCGCTCCTCGTGCTGGGTCTTCCGATGCCGACGATGATCCGGTCCCTGCCGAGAGAATGGCAACGCGGGCTGGCGCTGGCGGTCCGCTGGCAGCCGTGGCGCAGGTGCTGGAAATTCCTCATCCGCATTGATGTCGCAACCATTCTGCAACTGCTCGTATTCACCTTGTGGCACATTCCGGCGGCGATCGCGCTGTCGCTCGAAAATGATTTCGTGCACTGGCTGATGCACGGCTCGATGCTCGCCGCAGGACTTCTGTTCTGGACGGCCATTCTGCGCATGCGAAGCGACGAGTTCGGATCGGCGATCCTGGCTCTGTTTGTGAACTTCAAGTTCTCGCTTGTCCTGGGTGCGCTGCTTGCCTTCTCCTCACGTGCCTTTTACGAAAGCTACCTGGATCGCGGCCTCCCCTGGGGCGTCACTCTTTTGGAAGATCAGCAATTCGCGGGCGTCCTGATGATGGTTGTCCAGTCAATGATGTATCTGCTGGCCCTGGTCATCCGGGTAGCTCTTCTGCTCCGCTCGCCCGACAGCCGCGTTGCAACCAGGTTGACGCCGCAGACCGAAGGCCTCTCCCGATGACGAGACCCGGATTCCTCGCGGCGGCGCTGATGATCGCCCCCCTCGCCGGCTGCCAGGGCGCGCAATCCGCCTTCGATCCGGCGGGTGTCGAGGCGGAGCGCGTGCTCAACCTGTTCTGGATCATGCTGGCCGGCGGCACCGCCATCTGGATCGTCGTGATCGGCGTCAGCTACTATGCCGCCAGGGGCAAGTCCGGGCCCTATTCGGACAAATCCGGCATTCGGCTGATCGTCTGGGGCGGCTGCGTCTTTCCGGCCGTGGTCCTGGCGGGGCTGCTCTGGTGGGGTCTGACGATGATGCCGGAACTGCGGCGCGCAGCTGACGGACCCACCATCGCCGTCTCCGCAGAACGGTTCTGGTGGCGGGTGGCCTATGCCGTCGAGGGCGAGCCCGGCGTTATCCGCAAGCTGCCGCGTGGCGGCGTCCCGAGCGCGAACGAGATCTGGATTCCGCTCGGCAAGCGCACCGAGATCCTGTTGAGCAGCCCTGATGTCATCCATTCCTTCTGGGTGCCGCCCCTCGCGGGGAAGATGGACGCCATACCCGGCCGGGTGAACCGTCTGGTGCTGGAGCCCACCAGTCCCGGCGTCTTCAATGGCGCCTGCGCCGAGTACTGCGGTACGGCTCACACCTATATGGGATTCCGCGTCGTCGTTGTGCCCGAGGCAGAGTTCGAAGCCTACGTCACGTCGCAGGCGCTCCCCGCCGCAGTGGTTGACGGTCCCGGTGCCGGATTGTTCCTGCAGAACGGCTGCGCCGCCTGCCACACCGTGCGCGGCACCGCCGCGGACGGTGCCGTCGGACCCGACCTGACCCATGTAGCGAGCCGGCGCACAATTGCCGCGGGCCTGCTTCCAACAACCGTGGAAAATCTGGTGGCGTTCATCCGCTCGACCGAGCACATCAAGCCGGGCGTGGAGATGCCGGCCTTCGGTATGCTCCCCGAGGAGGAGATCACCGCAATCGCGCAGTGGCTGGGGACGCTCGAATGACCGACACGACGGACAAATCATCCACTGTGCCCGATCAGGAAGACGATGCGGTCCGTCGCGCGCAGGAGGACCGGCTGCGCGAGGTCTGGGCGGCACCGAAAGGCTGGCGCTACTGGTCGGCCGTCAACAATACCGAAGTCGGCATCTGGTACACGGCGCTATCCTTCATCTTCATGCTGATTGCCGGCGTGCTGGCGCTGATCATGCGGGCGCAACTGGCGGTGCCGGAGAACAACCTCGTCACGCCCGACTTCTACAACCAGGCGTTCACGCTGCATGGCACGGCGATGATGTTTCTCTTCGCAGTGCCGATCTTCGAGGCGGTTGCGATCATCCTGCTGCCGCAGTTGCTCGGCGCACGCGACCTGCCGTTCCCGCGGCTTTCGGCGTTCGGGTTCTGGTGCTTCCTCATCGGCGGCGTTTTCGTCATGGGCTCGATCTTCTTCGGCCAGGCACCGAGCTCGGGCTGGTTCATGTATCCGCCGCTGACAACGGAGGAGGAATTCACGCCTGGCTACGGACCCGACATCTGGCTGCTCGGCCTGTCGTTCATCGAAATCGCCTCCCTCGCCGCGGCGGTCGAACTGATCGTCGGAACTCTGAAATGCCGGCCGCCGGGAATGCGGCTCAACCTGATGCCGCTTTACACCTGGTATGTTCTGGTCGTCGCCGGCATGATCCTGTTCGCCTTTCCGCCCCTGATCGCCGGCGACATCCTCTTCGAACTCGAACGGTTGTTCGACTGGCCGTTCTTCGACCCCAGTCGCGGCGGCGATCCGGTCCTGTGGCAGCACCTGTTCTGGATCTTTGGCCATCCGGAGGTCTACATCGTGTTCCTGCCGGCGATCGCGCTTGTCGCCATGATCGTGCCGACCTTCGCGCAAAGGCCGATCCTCGGCTATTCCTGGATCGTGCTCGCCGCGGTCGGCACCGGCGTCATCTCGTTCGGCCTGTGGGTGCATCACATGTACACCACGGGACTGCCCTCGATCTCGCTCGGCTTCTTCTCGGCTGCGTCCGAAGCGGTGGCGATCCCGACCGGCGTGCAGATCTTCGTGTTCATCGCGACGCTTCTGACCGGTCGGGTAATCCACTCGGTGCCGATGCTGTTCGTGTCCGGGGCGCTCGCCAATTTCGTGATCGGCGGGCTTACCGGCGTCATGGTGGCGCTGGCGCCGTTCGACTGGCAGGCGCACGACACCTATTTCGTCGTGGCGCACCTGCACTACGTCCTGATCGGCGGCATGCTGTTTCCGGTCGCCGCAGGCGTCTATTACTACTGGCCACTGGTCAGCGGCCGGAAGCTTTCCGACAGGCTCGGCCGGATCGCGTTCTGGATGATGTTCGCTGGCTTCAACCTCGCTTTCCTGCCGATGCACTACTCCGGCCTTGCCGGCATGCCCCGGCGCGTCTGGACCTATCCGGAAAGTCTTGGCGTAGGCACCGCCAACATGATCTCGAGCGTCGGCGCCTTCGTCTTTGCCACCGGGATCCTGATCATCGTCTGGGACGTGCTGCGCCCGCGCGGCAACGAGCCCTACGCGAAACGCAATCCCTGGAACGCTGGCACGCTGGAATGGCTGGTCGAGATGCCGGGCGAGAGCTGGGGCGTCCGCTCCATTCCGGCCGTCACCTCGCGCTATCCGATCTGGGAGCAGCCGAATTTCATCGATGACGTCGACAAGGGAAGGTTCTACCTCCCCGACGCTGCGGAGATGAAGCGCGAGACAATCATCACGTCGGTCCTCGATGGCAAGCCGCTGCAATGCCTGCGCGTACCGGGTCCGAGCTTCATGCCGATGATAGCCGCGGTCTTCACCGGAGCCGTGTTCATCTTCGCGACCTTCCATTGGTGGGCAGCGACGATCGTCGGGATGGGGCTGTCGACGATCTCGATCATGGTCTGGCTCTGGCGCGGCACCGCCGTGATCCCGGAGAAACCGGAGAAGGACGTTGGCCTCGGCCTGAAGCTGCCGCTCTACAAGTCCGGGCCGCATTCGGTCGGCTGGTGGGCCATGTTCATCATGATGATGGGCGACGCAACCGCGTTCCTCGGCCTGGTCTTCGGCTACTACTACTTCTTCACCATCCATGCGGATTTCCCGCCGCCGGCGACGGTCGGTCCCGGCGTGCTCTGGCCCAGCGTCGCTTTCGGCCTTTTCGCGGTCGCCTGGGCGGCGGCGCTCGGCGCACGCCTATCGAATCAGGCCGGCCGCGTCGGGCGCGCCCGGGCACTCATGGCGGCGGGCGCACTCGTTGCCCTCGCCGCAAGTGCGGCGCTGCTCTGGGGACCATATGTCACGGGGCTCCGCCCCACGGCGCACGTCTATCCGGCGACGGTCTGGGTTATCATCATCTGGACCGCCGCGCACGGCGTCGCGGGAAGTCTCATGCTTGGATACTGCCTCGCCCGCTCGCTGGCGGGGCGGATGACGCCAGCGCACGACATCGATATCTTCAATGTCGCGCTCTACTGGCACTTCGTCGGGCTCACGGTGATCGTCACAGTAGGGACGCTCGCCTATCTCCCCGTCCTGATGTGAGGGCGATACATGCAGGTATTCGGCAAGACGCAAGACAACCTCTGGACCCTGGTGGCCGCGCCGACCATCTGGGGCTTCCATTTCCTGTTCAGCTATTTTTTGGCGGCTTACCGATGCGCGCCGAATGATGATGTCTTCAGGAACATCGGCGGCACGCGAATGGCGATTGCCGGAGTCACAGCCGTCTGCCTGCTGCTGATCCTGCTGATTGCTCGCCGCGCCTGGCGCGAATGGCGCGCCGATGGCGGCGGCTATAGCAACAATCAGGACACGCCCGAGGCGCGTGAGCGCTTCCTGGAATTCTCGACGCTGCTTCTCGCCGCGCTCTCCTTCGCCGCGGTGGTCTTCGAGACGCTACCGGTCTTCGTCTTCTGGGACTGCCGGTAATGCGCCCGCGATCGCCCGGGAGGGATCCATGCACCTGAACGTCGTCATCACCTGGAAGAGGATCTCCGGCCTCGCCGTGCTTGGCTTGACAGGCGCGCTGCTGGTCGGCTGGATAGGCCTGGTTTCGATCGCTGCCTCGGCCGGGCATTGGTCGGTGACACAATGGTTCCTCGGCTGGACGATGGAGAATGCTGTCAGAACACAGTCGATGCTGATCTCGAAGCCCGAGGAGATCGACCTCGGCGACCCGATGCTGGTGCGTCGCGCGGCCGGGCATTACGCGACCGGCTGCGCATCCTGCCACGGCGCCCCCGGCGTGCCGCAATCACCGGTGGTCGAGGAGATGGTGCCCTCGCCGCCGCGCCTCGAGGAGAAGGTCGCGGAATGGAGCGACGAGGAGCTGTTCTGGATCGTCAGGAACGGCATCAAGTACTCGGGGATGCCGGCCTGGCCGGCGCAGGACCGCAAGGACGAGGTTTGGGCGCAGGTGGCGTTTCTTCGGGCGCTTCCCGAGATGTCCCGGGCCGAATATGCGAACCTCGCGCTGGGCGGCGGATTGGCTGACGACGATCTCGAAGCGGGTGGTGAAACCATGCCCGCACTCGCCGGCATCATCGACAACGCGCTCTCCGATTGCGCCCGCTGCCACGGTCGCGACGGGCTGGGCCGCGGAGAGGACGAGGCCCGCCACGCCTTCCCGGTAATTG includes:
- a CDS encoding STAS/SEC14 domain-containing protein, yielding MFTETRTNRDDVIAIACEGELSESDLERMHALLHERLTSVEKPGLVVDLTNFQGYTGLAAMREDFKMDTAHRNDFSRIAVVGEAAWQHWGTTLAKALTRAEMRWFDASALDVAAEWAGGV
- a CDS encoding cytochrome c oxidase assembly protein, which encodes MVASSARAHTEGAPISPHDFWTAWSLQLTVVAPIAVALLLYGRGLHLAWSRAGIGRGTAVWQAGLFALGLTALWAGLVWPLDAIGESLFSAHMAQHIVLMGVAAPLLVLGLPMPTMIRSLPREWQRGLALAVRWQPWRRCWKFLIRIDVATILQLLVFTLWHIPAAIALSLENDFVHWLMHGSMLAAGLLFWTAILRMRSDEFGSAILALFVNFKFSLVLGALLAFSSRAFYESYLDRGLPWGVTLLEDQQFAGVLMMVVQSMMYLLALVIRVALLLRSPDSRVATRLTPQTEGLSR
- the coxB gene encoding cytochrome c oxidase subunit II, which encodes MTRPGFLAAALMIAPLAGCQGAQSAFDPAGVEAERVLNLFWIMLAGGTAIWIVVIGVSYYAARGKSGPYSDKSGIRLIVWGGCVFPAVVLAGLLWWGLTMMPELRRAADGPTIAVSAERFWWRVAYAVEGEPGVIRKLPRGGVPSANEIWIPLGKRTEILLSSPDVIHSFWVPPLAGKMDAIPGRVNRLVLEPTSPGVFNGACAEYCGTAHTYMGFRVVVVPEAEFEAYVTSQALPAAVVDGPGAGLFLQNGCAACHTVRGTAADGAVGPDLTHVASRRTIAAGLLPTTVENLVAFIRSTEHIKPGVEMPAFGMLPEEEITAIAQWLGTLE
- the ctaD gene encoding cytochrome c oxidase subunit I; amino-acid sequence: MTDTTDKSSTVPDQEDDAVRRAQEDRLREVWAAPKGWRYWSAVNNTEVGIWYTALSFIFMLIAGVLALIMRAQLAVPENNLVTPDFYNQAFTLHGTAMMFLFAVPIFEAVAIILLPQLLGARDLPFPRLSAFGFWCFLIGGVFVMGSIFFGQAPSSGWFMYPPLTTEEEFTPGYGPDIWLLGLSFIEIASLAAAVELIVGTLKCRPPGMRLNLMPLYTWYVLVVAGMILFAFPPLIAGDILFELERLFDWPFFDPSRGGDPVLWQHLFWIFGHPEVYIVFLPAIALVAMIVPTFAQRPILGYSWIVLAAVGTGVISFGLWVHHMYTTGLPSISLGFFSAASEAVAIPTGVQIFVFIATLLTGRVIHSVPMLFVSGALANFVIGGLTGVMVALAPFDWQAHDTYFVVAHLHYVLIGGMLFPVAAGVYYYWPLVSGRKLSDRLGRIAFWMMFAGFNLAFLPMHYSGLAGMPRRVWTYPESLGVGTANMISSVGAFVFATGILIIVWDVLRPRGNEPYAKRNPWNAGTLEWLVEMPGESWGVRSIPAVTSRYPIWEQPNFIDDVDKGRFYLPDAAEMKRETIITSVLDGKPLQCLRVPGPSFMPMIAAVFTGAVFIFATFHWWAATIVGMGLSTISIMVWLWRGTAVIPEKPEKDVGLGLKLPLYKSGPHSVGWWAMFIMMMGDATAFLGLVFGYYYFFTIHADFPPPATVGPGVLWPSVAFGLFAVAWAAALGARLSNQAGRVGRARALMAAGALVALAASAALLWGPYVTGLRPTAHVYPATVWVIIIWTAAHGVAGSLMLGYCLARSLAGRMTPAHDIDIFNVALYWHFVGLTVIVTVGTLAYLPVLM
- a CDS encoding c-type cytochrome, producing MHLNVVITWKRISGLAVLGLTGALLVGWIGLVSIAASAGHWSVTQWFLGWTMENAVRTQSMLISKPEEIDLGDPMLVRRAAGHYATGCASCHGAPGVPQSPVVEEMVPSPPRLEEKVAEWSDEELFWIVRNGIKYSGMPAWPAQDRKDEVWAQVAFLRALPEMSRAEYANLALGGGLADDDLEAGGETMPALAGIIDNALSDCARCHGRDGLGRGEDEARHAFPVIAGQPAPYLYATLLAFARGDRQSGFMEPPATRYETEVLAELAHYFAAQPAPPGSDDEAVAARGPAGSDTSDDAPASAPPAVATDAVEALVPAAETQQDEAGVLEGEGDAGGSAVPMAAAAGPPASRDELLELGRGIALEGIASRKLPACQSCHGAAGRSRNPYYPYLSGLPEWYLSEHLHLWKEGTRGGTQYTHVMAEIAENMTQEQIQAVSAWYATQASEGR